The nucleotide sequence ATTTTCCCCGAGTCTTGCAATCGCGGCTTCAGCATCTTCTTTTGCTATGAAAAGTTTCTGGAGCGAAAGCAGTTCCTTCAGCAGCTCTTCGCTCCCGTTTTTGAGAATAAGCTCGGCCTCGAGGGTCAGCCTTATCCCGCTTCCCCTCAGCCTCTCGGAAATCGCGCTGCCCTGATTCGAATTTCCGGAACCCAGCGCGCCTCCATCCGCCACGCCCACCGCCTAGTGCTTTATCGATTCAAGCGCGCTCATGATGCTCCACACCTGCGTCCTGGCGTAGGACGGCATGTTCACGTCCTCGCTCACGGGCTCTATCATGTATATGGCCGCGCTCACCTTGATGGTGGTTTCCTCGCTCGACATGAGCCTGGTCTTCGCGTTCGCAAGAACAGCGCGTATGTTCTTTGGTATTGAGCTGTCCTCCAAAACCGTGTTTATCAATTCTACTACTGCTTGAACCTTCGGCTCCATGAAACCACCTTCGAGAAGTCAGATTGGAATATTACCTATAGCAGATAAAATATAAAAATGGATGTTTGGAAATAGGTCTAGGTGCTTTTATGAACCCCGTCACGCAGCCCTATGCGAAGAAAAGTTTTTCCCCCCTGCTTCTTTTGCCCACGTACGTGGTACTCCCATCCATCTCATTCTACCTGTGCTATCTCTCCAGCTCTAGATTGAGTTGCCACAATTCGCTGAGCATTGACGCTTTCCTCAACTCCAGCTATTTTATTCTCTTCTCAGTTATTTCACTTCTTGAAGCCGCTCTGGTGATTTCTATTTACAGAAAAAGCAAGAGCAATATAAAAATGCAAAACTCCCCCAGAGCGGCGGACGCATTAATACTTCCGTTTGCAATGTGCGATATCCCGCTCATATTGGGCTTCATTCTTTCATACCTGGAACTTAACCCCTGGCTCATCATTCCATTCCAGATTTTCGGCCTAGTATTGTTCTTCTATCTCTACCTGGAGGAAAACAAGGACAAATAAACGGGCCCGATGGGATTGTCAGCTTGCTGACAAATTTTCGCGTCAGCGAAAGCTTTTGAACCCATGGCCTACAGCTTTCCTCCATCACCCGATAAAAATAACCTTTTTCTTTTGGGGTGAAGCCCTCAGCCCTTTTCTTTTTTGGAAAAAGAAAAGGGATATGGGATAGAAGGCTGCCGCGCTATCCAAGCTGCGCTACGGGCCCGCTTCGGTATTATTCTATGGTAAATAAAAGTTAAAAACAGGCCTATTTGCGGCCTATCCCAGCTCCTGGCCGCATTTGATGCAGTAATTGGAACCCGCGGGGTTGGTGTTCTTGCATCTCGTGCACAGCACCACCACCTTTTCCGAAGGCTCGGCATTCTTTCCCGCGCCTGCCTGTGTAGGAGCCTGCGTGATTTTGTTTTTCCCTGCCGCATCCCATATGTCATTGAGCGTGGCCTGCACCTTGTATGTGGTGTACAAAGTCCCCAAAGGTATGAACAGCAGGATAACGTTCAATACCGGGCTCAAGCCGCCCAGCCCGGCCTTCTTCGCTTCGTCGTTGACGTCCCTGAGCCACAGATAATATACATATATGGTCGGCAGCCCGAGCAGCGCGAACCCGAACACCAAGGCCGCCAATCTGCCTCCGGGCGAGCAGTTCACTTTCAGGCAATCCTTCATCTCCGCGTTGGTCTTGTAATACCAGTAAATCCAGTAGAGCCCGCAGGTCACTATAGTAACGAGCAGTATGAACAGGAAGCTTCTTTTCCCAGGAACCA is from Candidatus Micrarchaeia archaeon and encodes:
- a CDS encoding UPF0147 family protein yields the protein MEPKVQAVVELINTVLEDSSIPKNIRAVLANAKTRLMSSEETTIKVSAAIYMIEPVSEDVNMPSYARTQVWSIMSALESIKH
- a CDS encoding DUF4234 domain-containing protein, with amino-acid sequence MDEEMVPGKRSFLFILLVTIVTCGLYWIYWYYKTNAEMKDCLKVNCSPGGRLAALVFGFALLGLPTIYVYYLWLRDVNDEAKKAGLGGLSPVLNVILLFIPLGTLYTTYKVQATLNDIWDAAGKNKITQAPTQAGAGKNAEPSEKVVVLCTRCKNTNPAGSNYCIKCGQELG